In Thermus islandicus DSM 21543, a genomic segment contains:
- a CDS encoding formate dehydrogenase accessory sulfurtransferase FdhD, whose protein sequence is MRLRLLRLNTLPPLDPRVLEDVEALKGRRSRELRLLGRLPYPMLRRKGERGFRRVSWDEALGLAADYLRRHLPDGAFFYLTRRGTPNETYYAVQKAVRALGSNHVVNPYREPGMARYFVPSARARSSRTASASPPPRRSARGQRPRGPQGPLPPGPHPRLQGDPRPPLSGRNRKPPRSPAMRGKARVQVARLEGGGWREVLDEVAVEAPLELRLRYREEVAPLGVILRTPGQDVELAAGFLYTEGLVRDPKEILAMAPCTDGSLPPEERGNVLQIFLRHPIPPFRSAACGACGRGELPDPARLGFPALLLTLPERLFRSTGGLHAAALFDREGRLLALREDVGRHNALDKLIGWAFLEGKLPLHDHLLLVSGRAGYELLVKAVAAGIPVFCAVSAPSSLAVAVAQAYGLTLVGFLRPERMNVYTGLERLRPQEGPRP, encoded by the coding sequence GTGCGCCTGCGGCTCCTCCGCCTGAACACCCTGCCCCCCCTGGACCCCAGGGTCCTGGAGGACGTGGAGGCCCTCAAGGGCAGGCGGAGCCGGGAACTCCGGCTCCTCGGCCGCCTCCCCTACCCCATGCTCCGGCGGAAGGGGGAGCGGGGCTTCCGGCGGGTGTCCTGGGACGAGGCCCTGGGGCTGGCCGCCGACTACCTGAGGCGCCACCTCCCCGACGGAGCCTTCTTCTACCTTACGAGACGAGGCACGCCCAACGAGACCTACTACGCGGTGCAGAAGGCGGTGCGGGCCCTGGGGTCCAACCACGTGGTGAACCCCTACCGGGAGCCCGGGATGGCGCGCTACTTCGTGCCCTCCGCCCGCGCCCGGAGCTCAAGGACCGCTTCCGCTTCGCCTCCACCGCGGAGATCCGCGAGAGGGCAACGTCCTCGTGGACCCCAAGGCCCGCTCCCCCCTGGCCCACATCCCCGCCTACAAGGAGATCCTCGCCCGCCTCTGTCGGGGCGAAACCGAAAGCCCCCCCGTTCTCCGGCCATGAGGGGAAAGGCCAGGGTCCAGGTGGCCCGCCTCGAGGGGGGTGGGTGGCGAGAGGTCCTGGACGAGGTAGCGGTTGAGGCCCCCCTGGAGCTCCGCCTCCGCTACCGCGAGGAGGTGGCCCCCCTCGGGGTCATCCTCCGCACCCCGGGGCAGGACGTTGAGCTGGCGGCGGGCTTCCTCTACACCGAGGGCCTGGTTCGGGACCCCAAGGAGATCCTGGCCATGGCCCCCTGCACGGACGGAAGCCTCCCCCCGGAGGAGCGGGGGAATGTCCTGCAGATCTTCCTACGCCACCCGATCCCCCCTTTCCGCAGCGCCGCCTGCGGCGCCTGCGGCCGGGGGGAGCTTCCCGACCCGGCCCGCCTGGGTTTCCCCGCCCTCCTCCTCACCCTGCCCGAGCGCCTCTTCCGCTCCACCGGGGGCCTCCACGCCGCCGCCCTCTTTGACCGGGAAGGGCGCCTCCTCGCCCTCCGGGAGGACGTGGGCCGTCACAACGCCCTGGACAAGCTCATCGGCTGGGCCTTCCTCGAGGGGAAGCTCCCCCTCCACGACCACCTCCTCCTGGTGAGCGGCCGGGCCGGGTACGAGCTTTTGGTCAAGGCGGTGGCGGCGGGTATCCCCGTCTTTTGCGCCGTCTCCGCCCCCTCGAGCCTAGCGGTGGCGGTGGCCCAGGCCTACGGCCTCACCCTGGTGGGTTTCCTGCGCCCGGAGCGGATGAACGTTTACACGGGCCTTGAGCGCCTCCGGCCCCAAGAAGGGCCGCGCCCCTAG
- a CDS encoding MBL fold metallo-hydrolase, giving the protein MSGPEVLRFAANLYRVPLGEGYFLVDAGLPREARRLLPLLNLPPKLLFLTHHHLDHAGGAKALWERFGLPVLAHPREWPYLTGEKPRPPLPIPLLGRRLANLGPPLPREALRPAEEGEEVFGWRVVALPGHTLGQVGLLREGVLLAGDALRRGGLPPRLINEDDALARRTVRRILDLGVTRVYPGHGEPLDRQEVEALALRLGV; this is encoded by the coding sequence GTGAGCGGGCCTGAGGTCCTGCGCTTCGCCGCCAACCTCTACCGCGTTCCCCTAGGGGAAGGGTACTTCCTGGTGGACGCGGGCCTCCCCCGGGAGGCAAGGCGCCTATTGCCCCTCCTGAATCTGCCCCCAAAGCTCCTCTTCCTCACCCACCACCATCTGGACCACGCCGGCGGGGCCAAGGCCCTCTGGGAGCGCTTTGGCCTTCCCGTCTTGGCCCACCCCCGGGAGTGGCCCTACCTCACCGGGGAAAAGCCCCGCCCCCCGCTACCCATCCCCTTGCTGGGGCGAAGGCTCGCCAACCTCGGCCCCCCCCTTCCCCGGGAGGCCTTGAGGCCCGCGGAGGAGGGGGAGGAGGTCTTTGGGTGGCGGGTGGTGGCCCTTCCTGGGCATACCCTGGGCCAGGTGGGCCTCCTCAGGGAGGGGGTCCTCCTGGCAGGGGACGCCCTGAGACGAGGGGGCCTTCCCCCGAGGCTCATCAACGAGGACGACGCCCTGGCCCGGCGCACGGTGCGCAGGATCCTGGATCTGGGCGTGACGCGGGTCTACCCAGGCCACGGGGAGCCGCTGGACCGGCAGGAGGTGGAGGCCCTGGCCCTTAGACTGGGGGTATGA
- the dxs gene encoding 1-deoxy-D-xylulose-5-phosphate synthase, whose protein sequence is MVLERVNTPQDLKALTLEELLQLAEEIRSEIIRVTAQNGGHLASSLGAVELILALHRVFDSPKDRILFDVGHQAYAHKLITGRKDRFHTLRQEGGLSGFTKVSESEHDAITVGHASTSLANALGMTLARDLMGEDYHVVVVIGDGALTGGMALAALNKIGELQKKMLIVLNDNEMSISENVGALNKYFKELQIRKWVQDAEKLGKQILERISPQLFGLVDRAKEAAKLLLHQENPFYAWGIRYVGPVDGHDLKGLVHILEHLKALEGPTLLHAVTRKGKGYKVAEADPIYWHGPPGFDPKKPEKVSKGYSWSQAFGDAVTELAHLEPRLFVLTPAMREGSGLVRYSLEHPERYLDVGICEDVAVTTAAGLALRGMKPIVAIYSTFLQRAYDQAIHDVAIENLPVVFAIDRAGIVGADGATHHGVFDIAYLRTVPNFQIAAPKDALELRAMLKKALEVGGPVAIRYPRDNVERAPEGAWPEITWGKWEVLKEGTEAYILAFGKTLRYALEAAGDDPRVGVVNARFLKPLDREMLRELSRYKLLTVEDHQRMGGFGSAVLEALNEMGLRPEIRILGLPDRFFEHGTIPSLHRQAGIDAEGIRKALLEMGVGQVRERA, encoded by the coding sequence ATGGTGCTGGAGCGCGTGAACACCCCTCAGGACCTCAAGGCCCTAACCCTGGAGGAGCTCCTTCAGCTGGCCGAGGAGATCCGCAGCGAGATCATCCGGGTTACGGCGCAAAACGGCGGCCACCTGGCGAGCTCCCTGGGGGCGGTGGAGCTCATCCTGGCCCTGCACCGGGTCTTTGACTCCCCTAAGGACCGGATCCTCTTTGACGTGGGCCACCAGGCCTACGCCCACAAGCTCATCACGGGGCGCAAGGACCGCTTCCACACCCTGAGGCAGGAGGGGGGGCTCTCCGGCTTCACCAAGGTCTCGGAGTCGGAGCACGACGCCATCACCGTGGGCCATGCCTCCACCTCCTTGGCCAACGCCCTGGGCATGACCCTCGCCCGCGACCTCATGGGGGAGGACTACCACGTGGTGGTGGTGATCGGGGACGGGGCCCTCACCGGGGGGATGGCCCTCGCTGCCCTCAACAAGATCGGGGAGCTCCAGAAGAAGATGCTCATCGTCCTGAACGACAACGAGATGAGCATCTCCGAAAACGTGGGGGCCCTCAACAAGTACTTCAAGGAGCTGCAGATCCGCAAGTGGGTCCAGGACGCCGAGAAGCTGGGCAAGCAGATCCTGGAGCGCATCTCCCCCCAGCTCTTCGGCCTGGTGGACCGGGCCAAGGAAGCGGCCAAGCTCCTCCTGCACCAGGAAAACCCCTTTTACGCCTGGGGCATCCGCTACGTGGGCCCCGTGGACGGGCACGACCTCAAGGGCCTGGTTCACATCCTGGAGCACCTCAAAGCCCTGGAAGGCCCCACCCTCCTCCACGCCGTCACCCGGAAGGGCAAGGGCTACAAGGTGGCCGAGGCCGACCCCATCTACTGGCATGGCCCCCCGGGCTTTGACCCCAAAAAGCCGGAGAAGGTTTCTAAGGGCTACTCTTGGAGCCAGGCCTTCGGGGACGCGGTCACGGAGCTCGCCCACCTGGAGCCTAGGCTTTTCGTCCTCACCCCGGCCATGCGGGAGGGCTCGGGGCTCGTGCGCTACTCCCTGGAGCACCCCGAGCGCTATCTGGACGTGGGGATCTGCGAGGACGTGGCCGTGACCACGGCGGCGGGGCTCGCCCTTCGGGGGATGAAACCCATCGTGGCCATCTACTCCACCTTCCTGCAAAGGGCCTACGACCAGGCCATCCACGACGTGGCCATAGAGAACCTCCCCGTGGTCTTCGCCATAGACCGGGCGGGGATCGTGGGGGCGGACGGGGCCACCCACCACGGGGTCTTTGACATCGCCTACCTGAGGACGGTTCCCAACTTCCAGATCGCCGCCCCCAAGGACGCCCTAGAGCTCAGGGCCATGCTCAAGAAGGCCCTGGAGGTCGGGGGCCCCGTGGCCATCCGCTACCCCCGGGACAACGTGGAACGGGCCCCGGAAGGCGCCTGGCCCGAGATCACCTGGGGCAAGTGGGAGGTCCTCAAGGAGGGTACGGAGGCCTACATCCTGGCCTTCGGCAAGACGCTCCGCTACGCCCTCGAGGCCGCGGGGGACGACCCCAGGGTGGGGGTGGTGAACGCCCGCTTCCTCAAGCCCTTAGACCGGGAGATGCTAAGAGAGCTTTCCCGCTACAAGCTTCTCACCGTGGAGGACCACCAGAGGATGGGGGGCTTTGGGAGCGCCGTGCTGGAGGCTTTGAACGAGATGGGCCTGAGGCCAGAGATCCGGATCCTCGGTCTTCCCGACCGCTTCTTTGAGCACGGGACGATCCCGAGCCTCCACCGGCAGGCGGGCATAGACGCCGAGGGGATCCGGAAGGCCCTTCTGGAGATGGGGGTGGGCCAGGTCCGTGAGCGGGCCTGA
- a CDS encoding PspA/IM30 family protein, with protein sequence MNLLDRMGRLIRANLNDLLRRAEDPEKILEQALLDMKEALKEAREQVAAAMAEAKRLEREVESHEQEALLWEEKAKEALGAGREDLAREALRRKKRALDLAAGFKHQLEEQKTLTDRLMTQLKALEAKIDEAETRKKLLLARKKGVEAAEAVRRLESRLDQHPALEAFEEMEARILAMEDRHEALKALDGQDLDKELSALSAEKEVEEELIRLKRELGQA encoded by the coding sequence ATGAACCTACTGGACCGCATGGGCCGTCTCATCCGGGCCAACCTCAACGACCTTCTGCGCCGGGCCGAGGACCCAGAGAAGATCCTGGAGCAGGCCCTTTTGGACATGAAGGAGGCCCTGAAGGAGGCCAGGGAGCAGGTGGCGGCCGCCATGGCCGAGGCCAAGCGCCTGGAGCGGGAGGTAGAAAGCCACGAGCAGGAGGCCCTCCTCTGGGAGGAGAAGGCCAAGGAGGCCCTGGGGGCAGGCCGGGAGGACCTGGCCCGGGAGGCCCTGAGGCGGAAGAAAAGGGCTCTGGATCTGGCGGCGGGCTTCAAGCACCAGCTGGAGGAGCAGAAAACCCTCACCGACCGCCTCATGACCCAGCTCAAGGCCCTCGAGGCCAAGATTGACGAGGCCGAGACCCGCAAAAAGCTGCTTCTCGCCAGGAAAAAGGGCGTGGAGGCGGCCGAGGCGGTCCGGCGCCTGGAATCCCGCCTGGACCAGCACCCGGCCCTCGAGGCCTTTGAGGAGATGGAGGCCCGGATCCTGGCCATGGAGGACCGGCACGAGGCCCTAAAGGCGCTGGACGGCCAGGACCTGGATAAGGAGCTTTCCGCCCTCTCCGCCGAAAAAGAGGTGGAGGAGGAGCTAATCCGCCTCAAGCGGGAGCTGGGCCAGGCCTGA
- a CDS encoding ABC transporter ATP-binding protein: MVHAEEVVKSFGALRALDRVSLSVRPGEVFGLLGPNGAGKTTLVRILTGVLRPDEGKAQVAGLDVVRAPHRVKERIGYATQEQSVYRDLTVEENLLFRARLYRPGEAQALAEEALLRFGLRPYAKILAGHLSGGWRQRLALAQAVVHRPEVLFLDEPTTGLDPLSRRSIWDLIHEEAGRGASVLVTTHYMDEAERCHRLALLFGGRVLAQGTPQELKALARERARFLFAQGLSLEALRGLPGVFEAWPSGEGVRLIARPSFPLGPGFQEVEPSLEDVFVLLTKEAL; encoded by the coding sequence ATGGTCCATGCTGAAGAAGTGGTGAAAAGCTTCGGCGCCCTGAGGGCCCTAGACCGGGTCAGCCTCTCGGTGCGTCCGGGGGAAGTCTTCGGCCTTCTGGGGCCCAATGGGGCGGGGAAGACCACCTTGGTGCGCATCCTCACCGGGGTTCTCAGGCCCGATGAGGGAAAGGCCCAGGTAGCCGGCCTGGACGTGGTGCGGGCCCCCCACCGGGTGAAGGAGCGGATCGGCTACGCCACGCAGGAGCAGAGCGTTTACCGCGACCTCACTGTGGAAGAAAACCTCCTTTTCCGGGCCAGGCTCTACCGCCCCGGGGAGGCCCAGGCCCTGGCGGAGGAGGCCCTCCTTCGCTTTGGCCTCCGGCCCTATGCCAAGATCCTGGCGGGGCATCTTTCCGGCGGGTGGCGGCAAAGGCTGGCCCTGGCCCAGGCGGTGGTCCACCGCCCGGAGGTCCTCTTCCTAGACGAGCCCACCACGGGGCTGGACCCCCTTTCCCGCCGGAGCATTTGGGACCTAATCCACGAAGAGGCGGGGAGGGGGGCCTCGGTCCTGGTCACCACCCACTACATGGACGAGGCCGAGCGGTGCCACCGCCTGGCCCTTCTCTTTGGAGGGCGGGTCCTAGCCCAGGGCACCCCCCAGGAGCTCAAGGCCCTGGCCCGAGAGCGGGCCCGCTTCCTTTTCGCCCAGGGCCTTTCCTTGGAGGCCCTTCGGGGGCTTCCGGGAGTCTTCGAGGCCTGGCCAAGCGGCGAGGGGGTGAGGCTCATCGCCCGGCCCTCCTTTCCCCTGGGGCCGGGGTTTCAAGAGGTTGAGCCCAGCCTGGAGGACGTGTTCGTCCTCCTCACCAAGGAGGCCCTATGA
- a CDS encoding ABC transporter permease, whose protein sequence is MSRILALALKELLQIRRDHVLPRLIVLLPTLMLLLFGYAINFTLRDIPLVLYDVSRDRISEALLRELTRGGVFRLALEAESPGGVVAAIDRGQARVGLVVPPGALEKVRRGESVALQVYVDGADPNFAFQAQAALRKALQEVNARILVSRALAGERVLPPLSPELHTLYNPENKTAWFMIPGIIGLVLTMFTVLLTALSIVREAESRMMESLLASPLRPHEMVLGKVLPYLFIAFGVALLVLALGHWVFGVPVRGSLGLLLLAMFLFVLGSLAAGVFISTLARTQVQAVFGTYAYAFPTIFLSGFVFPVDGMPRFFQLLSYLVPARYLIEVLRGVMLKGVGLAVLWPHLLALALFSGLVLFLASARFQRQVAV, encoded by the coding sequence ATGAGCCGCATCCTGGCCCTGGCGCTAAAAGAGCTTTTGCAGATCCGGCGGGACCACGTCCTGCCCCGCCTCATCGTCCTCCTACCTACCCTGATGCTCCTCCTCTTCGGCTACGCCATCAACTTCACCCTGAGGGACATCCCCCTGGTCCTTTACGACGTCTCTAGGGACCGTATCAGCGAAGCCCTTCTCCGTGAACTCACCCGGGGGGGCGTCTTCCGCCTGGCCCTGGAGGCGGAAAGCCCTGGTGGGGTGGTGGCGGCCATAGATCGGGGCCAAGCCCGGGTGGGCCTGGTGGTACCCCCGGGGGCCCTGGAAAAGGTGCGCCGGGGGGAGAGTGTGGCCCTCCAGGTTTACGTGGACGGCGCCGACCCCAACTTCGCCTTCCAGGCCCAGGCCGCCCTGAGGAAGGCCCTCCAGGAGGTGAACGCCCGCATTCTGGTGAGCCGGGCGTTGGCCGGGGAGAGGGTGCTTCCCCCCTTGAGCCCGGAGCTTCACACCCTCTACAACCCGGAGAACAAAACGGCGTGGTTCATGATCCCCGGGATCATCGGCCTGGTGCTCACCATGTTCACCGTGCTCCTCACCGCCCTCTCCATTGTGCGGGAGGCGGAAAGCCGCATGATGGAAAGCCTCCTCGCCTCCCCCTTAAGGCCCCACGAGATGGTTTTGGGGAAGGTGCTCCCCTACCTCTTCATCGCCTTCGGGGTGGCCCTTTTGGTGTTGGCCTTGGGGCACTGGGTCTTTGGGGTGCCGGTGCGGGGAAGCCTGGGGCTTCTCCTCCTGGCCATGTTCCTCTTCGTCCTGGGCTCCTTGGCGGCGGGGGTGTTCATTTCCACCCTGGCCCGCACCCAGGTGCAGGCGGTCTTCGGCACTTACGCCTACGCCTTCCCCACCATCTTCCTCTCCGGGTTTGTCTTCCCCGTGGACGGCATGCCCCGGTTTTTCCAGCTTCTTTCCTACCTGGTCCCCGCCCGCTACCTCATTGAGGTCCTGCGGGGGGTGATGCTTAAGGGGGTGGGGCTTGCGGTGCTTTGGCCCCACTTGCTGGCCCTGGCCCTTTTTTCCGGCCTGGTGCTCTTCCTGGCCTCGGCCCGCTTCCAGAGGCAGGTGGCGGTATGA
- a CDS encoding outer membrane lipoprotein carrier protein LolA, translating to MRERPQLRKVFGLVALLSLALAQSPQEILGRMVRNLDAPWQAEVRGEVQGQAGREEFRARVYAISRQGLFRIEFLKPPSLEGNFTVITDKEVWNYLYLTNQLVISSKEKAQVPGLGFNPALLGNAQALAERLDLRLLGRVSTPQGPAYRLLGQPKPGENLGFREMELWVLEEDPRPVRFLFRDEEGRVLADLQVVGFQRANLTPAQLKRYPKDAQVVRR from the coding sequence GTGAGGGAGCGACCGCAGCTAAGGAAGGTTTTTGGACTCGTGGCCCTTCTCTCCCTGGCCCTGGCCCAAAGCCCTCAGGAGATCCTCGGCCGGATGGTGCGCAACCTGGATGCGCCCTGGCAGGCGGAGGTCCGGGGGGAGGTCCAGGGCCAGGCGGGGAGGGAGGAGTTCCGGGCCCGGGTCTACGCCATTTCCCGCCAGGGGCTTTTCCGCATTGAGTTCCTCAAGCCCCCTTCCCTGGAGGGCAACTTCACCGTCATCACCGACAAGGAGGTCTGGAACTACCTTTACCTGACCAATCAACTGGTCATCAGTTCCAAGGAGAAGGCCCAGGTCCCCGGCCTGGGCTTCAACCCCGCCCTTTTGGGCAACGCCCAGGCCCTAGCGGAGCGCTTGGACTTAAGGCTCTTGGGCCGGGTCTCCACCCCCCAGGGCCCCGCCTACCGCCTCCTGGGCCAGCCCAAGCCCGGGGAGAACCTGGGGTTCCGGGAGATGGAGCTCTGGGTTCTGGAGGAGGACCCCCGTCCGGTCCGCTTCCTCTTCCGCGACGAGGAGGGTCGGGTTTTGGCCGACCTTCAGGTGGTGGGCTTCCAGCGGGCCAACCTCACCCCGGCCCAGCTCAAGCGTTACCCCAAGGACGCCCAGGTGGTCCGCCGCTAG